Below is a window of Equus quagga isolate Etosha38 chromosome 1, UCLA_HA_Equagga_1.0, whole genome shotgun sequence DNA.
GGAAGTGTCTGAGCAGGACAACTTGAGTAGGGCATCaaggtcacagaagaagtgagGGACAGTGTGATCAGCACAGAAGGACGGCTGGGCCAGGAGGAGGGTGTGCAAAAGAGCACAAGCACAAGTAATGAGCCAGGACCCAGCCACCAGCATGACACAAACTCTCTGACTCATGATGGTGGTATAATGGAGAGGATGACAGATGGCCACATACCTGTCACAGGCCATTGAAGTGATCAGGAAACTGTCCAAAGcagcaaagaagatgaaaaaatatgtCTGTGAAATGCATCCTGCACAGGGGATGGATTTGTACTTAGTGTGCATGTTCATCAACATCTTAGGGACAGTGACAGATGAGAAGGAGACATCAGTGAAGGCCAAGTGGCTAGGGAAGAAGTACATTGGGGTGTGGAGGTGAGAGtccagcctgatgagcagtatgATGAGTAGGTTCCCCAGCACCGTGGTCAGGTACATGCCCAGGAACAGGGTGAGGAACATGCTTTGCTGCTCTGGCCAGAAGGGAAGCCCCAAGATGATGAATTCGGACATGCTGCTCTGGTTCTCCCTCCTCATACTGGAATATCAGCTGGAGGGAACTGATGGGGAAAGCTTAAGGGAAAAAGAatgtttcatgataaaaaaatgaTCACTGTGGCATAACATAATAGAGATGTTCTTTTGATTTAGAGAATAtcttcatctatattttcttacatttgaTGCATGTTTTGCTGGTTAAACGTAGAAAAGTGTAGGTTTACTTTACATAGCTACTTTCTTTCTCAACCAGATGCCAGTCTCTGTAAATGATAATACTAATagttaatgtttattaaaaactGTCCTGATGCACTGTTTTAATAGCTTACATGTAGTAACTGAGTCAACAGTCTTAAGTAGGTGAGctaggtaggtactgttattattcccacttttgGATGGCATAACTGAGGCAGACAGTCACACAGTCACTGAggtaagaagaagagaaaatgggctTTGGTGTCCAAGCATTTTGACTTCGGAGTTTGGTCTCTGGAAGCAAAACAAATGATTTGACATCAGAAATCTCATTGCCCGTCATAATTTTGTGAGTAATGAGCTGtttaattttgtatcttttgcTTCTCTACACATACCatgattatttctaatttgttctttGATTGTAGACCCGGAGTGTATCACAGACAATTAATGTATACCCAATACAAGTTTGTTTAACAAATCACAGATGGCACATACAATTAAATTCATTATGTCAGCCTCTTTAAGAAACTTACATCAGTCCTTGTTGAAGACCCAGATTTAACCCTAATAATCCCAGGACCCCTGGCTATTTAGTTTCCACATGACATCACATTCAAAGAAGTACAATCTAAAAGCcaaatgtaactttaaaaaggaattatAATCTTTTTGGCATCTCTAAAATAGCctattagaaatttatttcctaacCCAAATCAATGTTTATCAAAAtatctatacatttttaaaagagaagtttgGGATTCCCTGTAATGTATCAAAGTGATCATAAAGCTATACTTATTACAACAAATAATGCATTTTTACAAAGATAAACCAATAAAGcagtggaagaaaacagagagccTAGAAACAGACATGTTTATAATGAAGACTTGGTCTCACTGTCTTTTTGTCAGCTAGATTAAGAAGGTGACCATGTACCAGTCCCAGTTCACTCACCCCTAACTGAATGAAAGGAAGAGTGTAATTATGAACCAACTTAATCCAGTGTTAAAAATTCGTGTTAAATGATAACTTTCAGTGACTACAGTAAAGTAGCCATCTGGCTCCCTATGTCTGGAAGCAGATCATATCATAATATTTATGAATGCTTTACCAGTTGGTCTCCCAGAAACAAATGAAGGATAGTTTGCTATTTAGTCCCAGAGGCAGAAGGCTTTCTGCACAGATTCCAGCAGAATCTCAGCAGACCCAACCCTGAGCCCACAATATTCATGGATTCTGGAGAATGAGTGATGGAAGACTCTCTCTAATTTTCTTAAGATTCTTCAGATTATCTAGGTCAGTTTTTCTTAAGGGGACATGCATAACTATGGCTACGTAGTGTGATTTCCAGAACAACACTGAACCTTCCATATCCCTACCCAGAACACCACCTTCAATAGGATGCTAGTATCTGAAATTCttttagcaagagaaaaagggCTCTAAGTTCTCAACTAtagattcaatttaaaaataaatgttcttggGATAGAGAGCCTCTGGCCAGCACTCTCACTGAGATGGAATGTCTGGAAGTTGTTCATATTTGGGGACAAGGTTTAGATGGCAGAACAAGGGCACTGACCTCCTCAGACaaactgaggaaggaagagggttGAGGAGTATAGGTGGAATGAAGCAGAGACTGTGGACGCTGAGAACAAATTTACCGTCTTTCCAATTTGGCTGAGATAACTGCTACAGGGCTAGAAATAATTACATTGTTAATAGAATCTGATTTAGTACTTAATTTGTACGCGGTGCTTTTCAAATACTGTTCACTTCTTCTCACAGCATTTCAACAGAGGCATTCTGGTCCTCATTTTAGAGAGGAGAACGTTAGGACTCAGTGATGGAACTTGACTGATATTATAGCACTAGTATGCAGTGAACCTGGGATTTGATCCCAGGCCTATCTAGATTCAAAGACTATATTCTTCCCACAATGTTACATGCCTTCTTTAACTATATCCTCAAGCAAGACTGTACTTGCTGCCTGAGAGCACTCAAGAATTTCAGGAAGTGACTCAAGACAGTTTGAGGGTGGATGAAAATCTTTGGCTTCAAGCTATGTGCCTTGATGGTaataccaataataataataataataataataaaattctaaCAATCATTCATTAGTCACATATTCACTGTGTGAATAATATAGGCCAGCTGCTGTAACATGTACTTTATATCATATCAGCTTAAGAGGACCACAGAATTGCATTATTCTCATTTAACCAGTTGGAAACTAAGACTTAGAGAAtgtaagtaatttgcctaaaatcATTCAGCATGAAAATGATGGACAGATCATTCAATCTCAGAtttacctgatttcaaaaccatGTTCTAATCACTATGCTATATTGCCTCCAGCAGAACATGATTTGATGAAAAAGAGACATATGTTCTcctcattaaagagaaaaatatgggaCCTGTAATTTCCACGAAAGCCTTTGGATGGATGCATTGCCTCCATCCTTAATTAGATAATCAGTAGTGAATAGAGAGAGTAGGATACCAGCTACTGGGTTTACAAAGGCTACCCATAAAGTGAATTC
It encodes the following:
- the LOC124246181 gene encoding olfactory receptor 1J1-like, with amino-acid sequence MRRENQSSMSEFIILGLPFWPEQQSMFLTLFLGMYLTTVLGNLLIILLIRLDSHLHTPMYFFPSHLAFTDVSFSSVTVPKMLMNMHTKYKSIPCAGCISQTYFFIFFAALDSFLITSMACDRYVAICHPLHYTTIMSQRVCVMLVAGSWLITCACALLHTLLLAQPSFCADHTVPHFFCDLDALLKLSCSDTSLNQLLIFIVGIATIVLPFLGILASYGHIGATIVRAPSTQGIGKALSTCGSHLSVVTLYYGAIIGLYFLPLSNNTNDNNIIASLMYTVVTPMLNPFIYSLRNKDMKGALKKLLSKKTYSSKRYLPFF